The Sphingorhabdus sp. Alg231-15 genome has a segment encoding these proteins:
- a CDS encoding helix-turn-helix domain-containing protein, with translation MQPLEPVSKTRFVLPPPPLQRYLTTYYFTDIESPDGSEISDLMLPQWASIRYIYRGSVKMTIPDQKPQDSPLAAMTGPTSLAAPISAKKANIAAFGLLPLGWYKFVSQPASRWANKVVDVKTAHKFELFEQIWDAIRNLDSEAEMVDASNHILLEALQPVDPEEERIEAAHLALTDPAIDSVAALSERLDMDTKQLSRFSNRVFGFLPKLLLRRQRFVRTLGQALMNPTQSWSECVDLNYYDQAHFNRDFKRFMGLTPRQYMAQPHPILGIGAMERTKALGRPLQAMDRPLDPNGSDNSNAA, from the coding sequence ATGCAACCATTAGAACCGGTCAGCAAGACGCGGTTCGTTCTGCCGCCGCCGCCGCTACAGCGCTATCTGACCACCTATTATTTTACGGATATAGAGAGCCCGGATGGTTCGGAGATATCTGATTTGATGCTGCCGCAATGGGCGAGCATTCGTTATATCTATCGCGGCAGTGTGAAAATGACGATTCCAGATCAGAAGCCACAGGATTCGCCTCTGGCGGCAATGACCGGCCCGACTAGCTTGGCAGCACCCATCTCAGCAAAAAAGGCCAATATAGCGGCATTCGGCCTATTGCCGCTGGGTTGGTATAAATTTGTCAGCCAGCCCGCATCGCGTTGGGCCAATAAAGTGGTAGATGTCAAAACCGCTCACAAATTCGAACTTTTTGAGCAAATCTGGGATGCTATCCGAAATTTGGATAGCGAAGCGGAAATGGTTGATGCCTCCAATCATATACTGCTCGAAGCCCTGCAACCAGTAGATCCGGAAGAAGAACGGATTGAAGCAGCGCATTTGGCGTTAACCGACCCTGCTATTGATAGTGTGGCAGCGCTGAGTGAGCGTCTGGACATGGACACAAAACAACTCAGTCGTTTTTCGAATCGGGTTTTCGGCTTTCTTCCCAAACTGCTGCTGAGGCGACAAAGGTTTGTGCGCACATTGGGTCAGGCCTTGATGAATCCCACCCAAAGCTGGAGCGAGTGCGTGGATCTGAACTATTATGACCAGGCCCATTTCAATCGCGATTTCAAACGGTTTATGGGGCTAACCCCCCGACAATATATGGCACAGCCACACCCGATTCTGGGGATTGGCGCAATGGAACGGACCAAGGCATTGGGCCGACCATTGCAAGCCATGGACAGGCCCCTCGACCCCAATGGTTCTGACAACAGCAACGCCGCATAG
- the hisN gene encoding histidinol-phosphatase, with the protein MTPKDITLAEKLANAAGEAIRPLFRAKFDQESKSDSTPVTEADRAAEAAMRKIIETECPEDGIIGEEYGTINEGASRQWVLDPIDGTTSFIAGRPIFGTLIALMQDGWPVIGIIDQPIARERWVGVVGRPTTFNGAVAKSARCRELKDAVLATTTPHQFDEHDSEHFMSLASKVAPRKIIYGGDCYNYGLVASGHVDVVCEAGLMLHDFAALAPIIDGAGGMMCDWSGEPLHAETDGRVLAIGDQARVDDVLEAIACNH; encoded by the coding sequence ATGACGCCGAAAGATATCACACTCGCCGAAAAACTTGCCAATGCCGCCGGGGAAGCCATTCGCCCGCTATTTAGGGCCAAATTTGATCAAGAATCGAAAAGCGATTCCACACCGGTAACCGAAGCAGACCGCGCTGCTGAAGCTGCGATGCGCAAGATTATTGAAACCGAATGCCCGGAAGATGGTATTATCGGTGAAGAATATGGCACGATCAATGAAGGCGCGTCTCGCCAATGGGTTCTCGATCCGATTGACGGCACCACCAGTTTCATCGCGGGACGGCCAATTTTCGGAACGCTGATCGCGCTGATGCAGGATGGCTGGCCGGTTATCGGCATCATTGATCAACCAATCGCGCGGGAGCGCTGGGTTGGTGTAGTGGGCCGACCGACCACCTTCAATGGAGCTGTCGCCAAATCGGCCCGTTGTCGTGAATTGAAAGACGCAGTGCTCGCCACCACGACGCCGCATCAATTTGACGAGCATGATTCGGAGCATTTCATGAGCCTCGCCAGTAAAGTCGCGCCGCGTAAGATTATCTATGGCGGCGATTGTTATAATTACGGACTAGTGGCGAGCGGGCATGTTGATGTTGTTTGTGAAGCAGGTCTAATGTTGCACGATTTTGCCGCACTGGCCCCAATCATTGATGGTGCTGGCGGGATGATGTGCGACTGGAGCGGCGAACCGCTGCATGCAGAGACAGACGGTCGTGTTCTGGCAATTGGCGACCAGGCTCGGGTCGATGATGTTCTGGAGGCCATTGCATGCAACCATTAG
- a CDS encoding ribose-phosphate diphosphokinase: MKLMSGNSNLSLAQSVADYLDIKLTDASVKRFADDEIFVEIHENVRGEDVFIMQSTSFPANDNLMELLIGIDALRRASAKRITAVIPYFGYARQDRKPGPRTPISAKLVANLITEAGADRVLSVDLHAGQIQGFFDIPTDNLYGAPVMSADIQARFAGHELMVVSPDVGGVVRARALAKRLDNAPLAIVDKRRERAGESEVMNIIGDVSGRFCILIDDIVDSGGTLCNAAQALKDKGATEVVAYCTHGVLSGGAVARVNDSALKELVITDSIGATEAVKESDRVRHLTIAPLLGEAIKRIADESSVSSLWD, from the coding sequence ATGAAACTCATGTCCGGCAACAGCAATTTGTCGCTCGCCCAATCCGTAGCTGACTATCTGGATATCAAGCTGACAGATGCCAGTGTGAAGCGCTTTGCTGATGACGAGATTTTTGTCGAAATCCATGAAAACGTGCGCGGTGAAGACGTGTTTATCATGCAATCGACCAGCTTCCCGGCCAACGATAATCTGATGGAGTTGCTGATTGGCATAGATGCGCTGCGTCGGGCCTCTGCCAAGCGCATCACCGCAGTCATCCCCTATTTCGGCTATGCCCGCCAAGACCGAAAGCCGGGCCCAAGGACGCCAATATCGGCCAAGCTGGTTGCCAACCTGATCACCGAGGCTGGCGCTGACCGCGTGCTTTCGGTTGATCTGCACGCCGGCCAAATTCAGGGCTTTTTCGATATTCCAACCGATAATCTTTACGGTGCACCGGTAATGTCCGCCGATATTCAGGCGCGTTTTGCCGGTCACGAGCTAATGGTTGTGTCACCCGATGTTGGCGGCGTGGTTCGCGCCCGCGCGCTTGCCAAACGGCTGGACAACGCGCCGCTGGCGATTGTCGATAAACGCCGCGAACGGGCTGGTGAATCGGAAGTCATGAACATCATCGGCGATGTGTCCGGGCGTTTTTGTATATTGATCGATGATATTGTCGATTCAGGCGGAACCCTTTGCAATGCCGCCCAAGCGCTGAAAGACAAAGGGGCCACCGAGGTTGTGGCTTATTGTACGCACGGGGTTCTTTCCGGTGGAGCTGTGGCACGGGTCAATGACAGTGCGCTAAAGGAGTTGGTGATCACCGATTCCATTGGCGCAACCGAAGCGGTCAAAGAATCAGATCGTGTACGCCACCTGACGATTGCACCTCTGTTAGGTGAAGCAATCAAGCGTATTGCCGATGAAAGCTCAGTTTCCAGCCTGTGGGACTGA
- a CDS encoding LytTR family DNA-binding domain-containing protein produces MSGNIRKISMKWIAVELLVIALIGLVFGFLGPFGTYAMPAALRLAYWVGFIVIGYAIFRPISISAGWLRERIVMPFWAAELMATAIAALPLTFLIGFAISGMRYDPSFLGDRFLILYLQCAVIGFGIFLFMRLLFGPDGTEKESEPLPDRKPSTIKPESVKIEPVQTKLHDRLPPGFSEAIIALGVEDHYVRVHSAERAEMLLMRLSDAIGEMEPLEGMQIHRSWWVARDAITGTKREGRNLRLTLFGGLEVPVSRAYVTKLKHSGWI; encoded by the coding sequence ATGAGCGGCAATATCAGAAAAATCTCGATGAAATGGATTGCCGTTGAATTGCTGGTCATAGCGCTCATCGGTCTGGTCTTCGGTTTCCTTGGTCCTTTTGGCACATATGCCATGCCGGCGGCGCTGCGCCTTGCTTATTGGGTTGGCTTTATCGTCATCGGCTACGCTATTTTCCGGCCGATTTCGATCAGTGCTGGATGGCTAAGGGAAAGAATTGTCATGCCGTTTTGGGCGGCGGAATTAATGGCCACCGCAATTGCCGCCCTACCTCTTACCTTCCTGATTGGATTTGCCATCTCAGGCATGCGTTATGATCCGTCATTTTTGGGCGATCGCTTTCTGATCCTCTACCTGCAATGCGCGGTGATCGGTTTCGGCATCTTCTTGTTCATGCGATTGCTCTTTGGGCCAGACGGAACGGAAAAGGAAAGCGAGCCGCTTCCGGATAGGAAGCCATCCACAATTAAGCCTGAATCTGTCAAGATTGAACCGGTACAGACCAAATTGCATGACCGCTTGCCCCCAGGCTTCTCTGAAGCAATTATCGCTCTGGGAGTGGAAGATCATTATGTCCGCGTCCACAGCGCCGAACGCGCGGAAATGCTGTTGATGCGTCTGAGCGATGCTATTGGTGAAATGGAGCCGCTGGAAGGCATGCAAATCCATCGGAGTTGGTGGGTGGCACGTGATGCGATTACAGGGACAAAGCGCGAAGGACGGAATCTCCGATTAACGCTATTCGGCGGCCTGGAAGTTCCTGTTTCGCGTGCCTATGTCACCAAACTGAAACATTCTGGCTGGATTTAA